The nucleotide window TGCCGGAGGGCGTGCTCGCGCTGCTGGTCTGGGCCGCACGCTACTACTATGCGCCGGTGGGGGAGCTGGTCCGTGCCGCGCTGCCGGCGTTACTCCACGCGCGCGAGCGGCAACAGCTGCAGCTGACGGCCAGCGGTCGCGCGGTGCTGGAGGCCCAGGCCGCGCTGCTGCGCCGCCCCGACCTCGATGCGAGCGCCGAAGAGCTCGCTCTCTTGCAGGAGCTCGATCGCCGCGGGGGATCGCTGAAGCGTAGCGCCCGCGGCTGGAGCCGCGCTCGCACCGCGGCCCTGAACCACGCCGTGGCGAGCGGTTGGGTGGTCCAGGTGCTGAGGCGGAGCAGCACCGCCCCGCCCTCGACGGACTTGCTGATTACCCTCAGCGGCGAGGCCCTTCCCGGCGACCTCGAGCGCCGCGCACCGCGACAAGCGGCGCTCTACGCGCAGCTCGCCGCCGTCGCTCCGTCGCGCTACAGCGCGCTGAGCGCGCTGCCGACGGACGCACGGGCGCTGCTGCGGCGGCTGGAGCAGAAGGGGCTGGTGCGCTGCGTGCTCGTCGATCGCGAGCCGACCTCCGCCGCTGCCGCGTCGCCGGCGGAGGAAGCAGAGCCGGGGCATACGCTGACGCTCGAGCAGGCTGCCGCGCTGCGCCGCATCGAAGCCGCGTTGCAACAGGATCAATACCGCGCCTTTCTGCTGCACGGGATCACGGGGAGCGGGAAGACCGAGGTCTATCTGCGCGCCATCGCCGAGGCCCTGGCGCGCGGCCGAACGGCGCTGGTGCTGGTACCGGAGATCGCGCTGACGCCACAGCTCGCGCAGCGCTTTCGCGCTCGCTTCGGGGATCAGGTCGCGGTGCTGCACAGCGGCCTGGCCGATCGCCAGCGCTACGACGAGTGGCAGCGGATCCGCGCCGGGGTCGTGCGCATCGTGGTTGGCGCGCGCTCCGCGGTCTTTGCGCCGCTCGAGCAGCTCGGGGTGGTGGTGCTCGACGAGGAGCACGATGGCTCGTTCAAGCAGGACGAGGGTGTGCGCTACAACGCCCGCGACCTGGCGCTGGTGCGGGCGAAGGACGCGCGGGCGGTGGCGGTGCTCGGCTCGGCCACGCCCTCCCTCGAGAGCTACCACGGCGCGCTGACGGGCCGGCTCGAGCTGCTCGAGATGATGCGTCGCGCCACGCCGCGTCCGCTGCCGCCCGTGCGCGTGATCGATCTGCGCCGCTACCAGACCGATGCGAGCGGCCTGATTAGCGCACCGCTGGACCAGGCGCTGCGAGCGACGCTGGCGGCTGGGCAGCAGGCGATTCTCTTCCTCAATCGGCGCGGCTTCTCCACCTTCGTGGTCTGCCGGAGCTGCGGTGAGGTCTGTCAGTGTGCCCACTGCTCGGTCTCGCTGACCCATCACCGGCGGCGCGCGCTCCTGGTTTGCCACTACTGCGGCTTCACGAGCGCCGTGCCGCGGGCCTGCGCCCACTGCAAAGCGGAGCCCTTGGCACTGCTCGGACACGGCACCGAGCGGATCGAGGATGCGCTGCAGCAGCGCTTTCCCGCGGCGCGCGTGGCGCGGCTCGATCGCGACACGGCCAGCGGGCGTGGCCTTCAGGAGCTGCTGGCGCGGACCCAGCGGCGCGAGCTCGACATCCTCGTCGGCACGCAAATGGTCACCAAGGGTCACGACTTTCCGCACGTCACGCTGGTCGGCGTGCTCTCCGCCGATCGTGGGCTGAATTTTCCCGACTTCCGCGCGGCGGAGCGAACCTTCCAGCTCTTGACGCAGGTGGCGGGCCGCGCGGGCCGGGGCGACGCCGCTGGTGAGGTCCTGATTCAAACCTATGCCCCCGAGCATCCGGCGATTCGCGCCGCGCAGCAGCACGACTACCGCGCCTTCTACGAGCGTGAGCAGCGCGCGCGCCGCGAGCTGGGCTACCCGCCCTTCGGCGTGGTGGCGGCGCTGCATCTCGACGGGCCGGACGCGCCGGCCGTCGCTGCGGCGGCGCAGGCGCTCGGGCGTCGGATCACGGCGCTGTCGGCGACCCAGGGCGTGGAGCTGCTGGGCCCGGCCGAGGCGCCGCTGCAGCGGCTGAAGGGGCGCACCCGCTGGCTGCTGCTGCTCAAGGCCAAGCAGCGCGGCCCACTGCGCGAGCTGCTCGATCGGCTGCTGCCGGCAAGCGAGCAGGCGCTGCCGCGTGATCTGCGCCTGGCGGTCGACATCGATCCCCAGCAGATGCTCTAGCTCGTCTCTTGGCTCGTTGCTCAGATCGCGATGGCCCTCCCGCGCGTACACGTCGCCCACGGCATCGCGCCCACGGAGGAGGTCTGCATCCCGCAGGTCGT belongs to Pseudomonadota bacterium and includes:
- the priA gene encoding primosomal protein N': MSAGVEVEVAPLLPVRGTFTYRVEEEAAAAAVRPGARVLVPFGARQVVGMVLPPGAAAGQPALRAVGAVRAVSELLDWTPVLPEGVLALLVWAARYYYAPVGELVRAALPALLHARERQQLQLTASGRAVLEAQAALLRRPDLDASAEELALLQELDRRGGSLKRSARGWSRARTAALNHAVASGWVVQVLRRSSTAPPSTDLLITLSGEALPGDLERRAPRQAALYAQLAAVAPSRYSALSALPTDARALLRRLEQKGLVRCVLVDREPTSAAAASPAEEAEPGHTLTLEQAAALRRIEAALQQDQYRAFLLHGITGSGKTEVYLRAIAEALARGRTALVLVPEIALTPQLAQRFRARFGDQVAVLHSGLADRQRYDEWQRIRAGVVRIVVGARSAVFAPLEQLGVVVLDEEHDGSFKQDEGVRYNARDLALVRAKDARAVAVLGSATPSLESYHGALTGRLELLEMMRRATPRPLPPVRVIDLRRYQTDASGLISAPLDQALRATLAAGQQAILFLNRRGFSTFVVCRSCGEVCQCAHCSVSLTHHRRRALLVCHYCGFTSAVPRACAHCKAEPLALLGHGTERIEDALQQRFPAARVARLDRDTASGRGLQELLARTQRRELDILVGTQMVTKGHDFPHVTLVGVLSADRGLNFPDFRAAERTFQLLTQVAGRAGRGDAAGEVLIQTYAPEHPAIRAAQQHDYRAFYEREQRARRELGYPPFGVVAALHLDGPDAPAVAAAAQALGRRITALSATQGVELLGPAEAPLQRLKGRTRWLLLLKAKQRGPLRELLDRLLPASEQALPRDLRLAVDIDPQQML